The following are from one region of the Phycisphaeraceae bacterium genome:
- a CDS encoding aminotransferase class V-fold PLP-dependent enzyme: MLETKPNAKTASRERVYLDNAATSFPKAPGVMDAMARYASELGASPGRGAYAEARESGELLWECRERIHRLIRGGRDATREDGPERVVFTLNCSDALNLAIRGVVSHAVRATRAPAHVVTTAMDHNSVLRPLHELAERGDVERTIVPADPETGIVDADAVLRAVRGDTALVAVVHASNVSGSVQPVERIGPRLRERGIPFLVDAAQTVGHIPIDVEEMGVSLLAFPGHKGLLGPLGTAALYLAPGMERLVDTVREGGTGSRSESDTQPMELPDRYEPGSHNAIGLIGLSEGVRWLLERGMDRVAAHERELTREFLEGFERAREASGGMLRLLGPRTAEGRVGVFSVVLEGVEPAALAKRLEDEFGLLTRAGLHCAPRAHETFGTRTHPRGESFAGATRLSVGAFTTVEDVRRATEALRVCAAGLVGVASGS, encoded by the coding sequence ATGCTCGAGACGAAGCCCAACGCGAAAACCGCCTCGCGCGAGAGGGTGTATCTCGACAACGCGGCCACCTCGTTCCCCAAGGCGCCCGGCGTCATGGACGCGATGGCGCGGTACGCGAGCGAACTCGGGGCGTCGCCGGGGCGCGGCGCGTACGCCGAGGCGCGCGAGAGCGGCGAGTTGCTGTGGGAGTGCCGCGAGCGCATCCACCGGCTGATCCGGGGAGGGCGCGACGCGACGCGCGAGGACGGGCCCGAGCGCGTGGTCTTCACGCTCAACTGCTCCGATGCGCTCAATCTGGCGATACGGGGCGTGGTGAGCCACGCCGTGCGCGCGACGCGTGCGCCAGCGCATGTCGTCACGACGGCGATGGACCACAACTCCGTGCTGCGCCCCCTCCACGAACTGGCCGAGCGGGGCGATGTGGAGCGCACGATCGTTCCGGCGGACCCGGAGACGGGGATCGTCGACGCGGACGCGGTGCTGCGCGCGGTGCGCGGCGACACGGCGCTGGTCGCAGTTGTGCACGCGAGCAATGTGAGCGGGTCGGTGCAGCCGGTGGAGCGGATCGGGCCGCGATTGCGCGAACGGGGGATCCCGTTCCTGGTCGACGCGGCGCAGACCGTCGGGCACATCCCCATCGATGTCGAGGAGATGGGCGTCTCGCTGCTCGCGTTCCCGGGGCACAAGGGGCTGCTGGGCCCGCTGGGGACAGCGGCGCTGTACCTCGCGCCCGGCATGGAGCGTCTGGTCGACACGGTGCGCGAGGGCGGCACGGGGTCGCGCAGCGAGTCGGACACGCAGCCGATGGAACTCCCCGACCGCTACGAGCCGGGGAGCCACAACGCGATCGGGCTGATCGGGCTGAGCGAGGGCGTGCGCTGGCTTCTGGAGCGCGGCATGGATCGCGTCGCGGCGCACGAGCGCGAACTGACGCGCGAGTTTCTCGAAGGGTTCGAGCGGGCGCGCGAGGCGAGCGGCGGCATGCTGCGCCTGCTTGGGCCGCGTACTGCGGAAGGACGCGTGGGCGTGTTCAGCGTCGTCCTCGAAGGCGTCGAGCCGGCGGCGCTGGCGAAGCGGCTGGAGGACGAGTTCGGTTTGCTGACACGCGCTGGTCTGCACTGTGCGCCGCGCGCGCACGAGACCTTCGGCACGAGGACGCACCCGCGCGGCGAGTCGTTCGCAGGGGCGACGCGTCTGAGTGTCGGGGCGTTTACGACGGTTGAGGATGTGCGGCGTGCGACGGAGGCGTTGCGGGTGTGTGCGGCGGGGCTGGTCGGGGTCGCTTCGGGTTCGTGA
- the ald gene encoding alanine dehydrogenase — MIVGVPAEVKKDESRIGMQPVGAELLRRDGHTVLVQKGAGLGAGFTDEDYAKAGATIVDTAADVWGKADLIVKVKEPQAPEIAMMRAGQQVFTYYHFAADREMTLGCIKAGITAIVYETLEQPGPGGRPTLPLLTPMSEVAGKMSVQEGAKYLERPQGGRGILLGGVPGVEPAKVVVLGGGIVGTCAARMAAGLGANVWLLDVNLDRLRYLDEVLPKNITTVFSEPHAIRRLVRNADLVIGAVLIPAAKAPHLIRKTDLKDMPEGSVIVDVAIDQGGCFETSRPTTHSDPIYTIDGVIHYCVANMPGAVPRTSTLALTNATLPWVLKIANQGAHTIAKRDFGFAQAIGVDKGKLLSKPVAEAHELEYTAPSF; from the coding sequence ATGATCGTTGGTGTCCCCGCCGAGGTGAAGAAGGACGAGTCGCGCATCGGGATGCAGCCGGTGGGCGCGGAGCTGCTGCGTCGCGACGGGCACACGGTGCTGGTCCAGAAGGGCGCCGGCCTTGGCGCGGGCTTCACCGACGAGGACTATGCGAAGGCCGGGGCGACGATCGTCGACACCGCCGCCGACGTCTGGGGCAAGGCGGACCTGATCGTGAAGGTGAAGGAGCCGCAGGCCCCCGAGATCGCGATGATGCGCGCCGGGCAGCAGGTGTTCACCTACTACCACTTCGCCGCCGACCGCGAGATGACGCTGGGGTGCATCAAGGCCGGGATCACGGCAATCGTGTACGAGACGCTCGAGCAGCCCGGGCCGGGCGGGCGTCCCACCCTGCCTCTGCTGACCCCGATGAGCGAGGTCGCCGGCAAGATGTCGGTGCAGGAGGGGGCGAAGTACCTCGAGCGTCCTCAGGGCGGGCGCGGCATCCTGCTCGGGGGCGTGCCGGGCGTCGAGCCGGCGAAGGTTGTGGTGCTGGGCGGCGGCATCGTGGGCACCTGCGCCGCGCGCATGGCCGCCGGCCTGGGCGCGAATGTCTGGCTGCTGGATGTGAACCTCGACCGCCTGCGCTATCTGGACGAGGTGCTCCCCAAGAACATCACGACGGTGTTCAGCGAGCCCCACGCGATCCGTCGTCTGGTGCGCAACGCGGACCTGGTGATCGGCGCGGTTCTGATCCCGGCGGCCAAGGCCCCCCACCTCATCCGCAAGACCGACCTGAAGGACATGCCCGAGGGCTCGGTGATCGTCGACGTGGCGATCGATCAGGGCGGGTGCTTCGAGACCAGCCGCCCGACGACGCACTCGGACCCGATCTACACGATCGACGGCGTGATCCACTACTGCGTCGCGAACATGCCCGGCGCGGTCCCCCGCACCAGCACGCTGGCGCTGACCAACGCGACGCTGCCCTGGGTGCTCAAGATCGCCAACCAGGGCGCGCACACCATCGCGAAGCGCGACTTCGGCTTCGCGCAGGCCATCGGCGTCGACAAGGGCAAGTTGCTCAGCAAGCCGGTCGCTGAGGCGCACGAGCTGGAGTACACGGCGCCGTCGTTCTAA